A genomic segment from Spinacia oleracea cultivar Varoflay chromosome 3, BTI_SOV_V1, whole genome shotgun sequence encodes:
- the LOC110783509 gene encoding serine/threonine-protein kinase BRI1-like 2, with translation MELSSYYAVCTLSFSLTQSLPRPRPLPQSTPLLLLLLLLLLFSLSLNCHFSTHNLLLLLHSSSLESSSSFFFFFFFFFNNMKVILFRISLLCMSFSFLAPLSIATTSLTDAESLLALKKSIDSDPTKVFENWKMSKKTPLCTWLAVNCSSEGRVTQLDLSWRFLTGNITFEPFTSLDMLVLLDLSGNSFFINSSSLLQLPPSLHHLLLSSTGLQGLLPVNLLTLYPNLNTLDLSINNLTGLLSKDFLSFSSSKNSKLQILDLSANKLSGPLPFFDAIAANSCTSLQTLNLSINLFSGKIPPYLGSLPTIQVIDLSHNSLAGLIPAEVWQSCGSLTELHLAYNNLSGAIPADSFSSCKWLQILDLSNNNLSGPFPGQPLLGLQSLDTLVMSNNVITGSFPETISSCTKLRVVDFSSNRLSGSIPPDLCSEGTSLEELRLPDNLISGRIPPELSKCSSLRTVDFSLNYLNGTIPGEISKLGNLEQFFAWYNGLEGEIPPEIGKCSKLKDLILNNNRLSGEIPKELFDISNLEWVSLTFNQLTGKIPKDFGKLQRLAVLQLGNNMFTGEIPTELASCRTLVWLDLNSNNLTGEIPPRLGRQPGNPKLYGLLSGNTLVFVRNVGNSCKGVGGLLEFAGIRPERLRQVPSLKNCDFTRLYSGPILSLFTQYQTLEYLDLSYNQLHGKIPDEFGDMVALQVLEISQNQLSGEIPSTLGNLKNLGVFDASYNRLQGNIPDSFSQLSFLVQIDLSNNQLTGQIPQRGQLSTLPATQYANNPGLCGVPLPECRDISAGSNPVGDDSAREKERSSRSSLTNSIVIGLLISIATVCILIVSAIVMRVKRKEKDAAKMLHRLQASHAATTWKIDKEREPLSINVATFQRQLRKLKFSQLIEATNGFSAASMIGHGGFGEVFKATLKDGSSVAIKKLIRLSHQGDREFMAEMETLGKIKHKNLVPLLGYCKVGEERLLVYEFMEYGSLEDMLHGKEKEKDRRILTWEERKKIARGAAKGLCFLHHNCIPHIIHRDMKSSNVLLDNEMESRVSDFGMARLISALDTHLSVSSLAGTPGYVPPEYYQSFRCTAKGDVYSFGVVLLELLTGKRPTDKDDFGDTNLVGWVKMKVREGKGMEVIDSELLSVTKNDKAEAEEVKEMVRYLDITMQCVDDFPSKRPNMLQVVAMLRELVPGSSSSSHSS, from the coding sequence ATGGAATTGTCATCATACTATGCAGTATGCACTCTCTCTTTCTCACTCACTCAGTCTCTACCACGCCCAAGGCCCCTCCCACAATCCACGCcactactattattattattattattattattattctccCTCTCTCTTAATTGCCATTTTTCTACTCATAATCTCCtgcttcttcttcactcttcttCCCTAGAATCATcatcttctttcttcttcttcttcttcttcttcttcaacaaCATGAAAGTAATCCTTTTCAGAATCTCACTTCTATGCATGTCATTTTCATTCTTAGCTCCATTATCCATTGCAACAACTTCATTAACCGATGCCGAATCCTTGTTAGCCTTGAAGAAATCCATAGACAGTGATCCAACAAAAGTCTTTGAAAACTGGAAGATGAGcaaaaaaactcccctttgTACATGGCTAGCCGTAAACTGCTCGTCTGAAGGCCGTGTTACGCAACTTGACCTCAGTTGGCGTTTCCTTACCGGAAACATCACTTTTGAACCCTTCACCAGTTTAGACATGTTAGTGTTGTTGGACTTGTCAGGaaattctttcttcatcaactCTTCTTCCCTCCTTCAACTTCCGCCTTCGCTTCACCATCTCTTACTCTCGTCGACTGGCTTACAGGGACTTCTTCCTGTCAATCTACTGACTCTATACCCAAATCTAAACACTCTTGATCTTTCTATTAATAACTTGACTGGATTGCTGTCAAAAGATTTCCTCAGTTTTTCCTCATCCAAAAATAGTAAACTGCAGATTCTTGACCTGTCAGCTAACAAACTATCTGGGCCTCTTCCTTTTTTTGATGCTATAGCTGCTAATTCCTGTACTAGTCTTCAGACTCTGAATCTTTCCATTAACCTGTTTAGTGGAAAGATTCCTCCTTACTTGGGTAGCCTACCAACCATACAGGTAATCGATCTGTCCCATAACTCTCTTGCAGGACTAATCCCTGCAGAGGTATGGCAGTCTTGTGGGTCCCTAACTGAGCTTCATTTGGCTTACAACAACTTATCAGGTGCAATTCCTGCTGATTCTTTCTCATCTTGTAAGTGGCTTCAGATTCTGGACCTATCAAACAACAACTTGTCTGGGCCGTTCCCCGGACAACCCTTGTTAGGCCTGCAGTCTCTGGACACACTAGTGATGAGCAACAACGTCATTACGGGATCTTTTCCGGAGACTATATCGTCGTGCACAAAGCTGAGAGTAGTGGACTTCAGTTCTAACAGACTGTCAGGATCAATCCCGCCAGACTTATGTTCTGAAGGTACTTCTTTGGAGGAGCTTCGGCTGCCTGATAATCTCATATCAGGCAGAATACCGCCAGAGTTGTCTAAGTGCTCAAGTTTAAGGACAGTGGATTTTAGCTTGAACTATCTGAATGGAACAATCCCTGGTGAGATTAGTAAGTTGGGGAATCTTGAGCAGTTTTTCGCATGGTATAATGGGTTGGAAGGCGAAATTCCACCAGAAATTGGGAAATGTAGTAAGTTGAAGGATCTTATACTGAACAACAACCGTCTAAGTGGAGAGATTCCAAAGGAGTTGTTTGATATTAGTAACTTGGAGTGGGTTTCTCTGACTTTTAATCAGCTCACAGGGAAAATCCCAAAAGACTTTGGGAAGTTGCAGAGGCTTGCTGTTTTGCAGCTTGGGAACAACATGTTTACTGGAGAAATACCCACAGAGTTGGCAAGTTGTAGGACTTTAGTTTGGCTTGATTTGAATAGCAATAATCTCACTGGTGAAATCCCACCTAGGCTTGGAAGACAGCCAGGGAATCCTAAGTTGTATGGCCTTTTATCAGGAAATACCCTGGTTTTTGTCAGAAATGTTGGAAATTCTTGTAAAGGTGTTGGTGGGTTGCTTGAGTTTGCAGGGATTCGACCTGAGAGGTTACGTCAAGTACCTTCCCTCAAGAACTGTGATTTTACAAGATTGTACTCGGGTCCGATCCTAAGTTTGTTTACTCAGTATCAAACTTTGGAGTACCTTGATCTTTCTTATAATCAACTCCATGGGAAAATCCCAGATGAGTTTGGTGATATGGTTGCATTACAAGTGCTTGAGATATCACAAAATCAGTTATCTGGGGAAATCCCTTCAACTCTTGGGAATCTGAAGAATTTGGGTGTTTTTGATGCATCTTATAATAGGCTGCAGGGGAACATCCCAGATTCATTTTCCCAACTTTCATTTCTGGTGCAAATTGATTTGTCAAATAATCAGTTAACAGGCCAAATTCCACAAAGAGGGCAGCTTAGTACACTTCCAGCCACCCAGTATGCAAATAATCCTGGCCTTTGTGGAGTGCCTTTACCTGAATGCAGAGATATCAGTGCAGGGAGTAATCCTGTTGGAGACGATTCAgcgagagagaaagaaagatcATCTAGATCATCATTGACTAACAGCATAGTAATTGGGCTGTTGATTTCAATTGCAACTGTATGCATCTTGATTGTTTCAGCTATTGTAATGCGCGTGAAGAGGAAGGAGAAAGACGCTGCTAAGATGCTGCATAGACTACAAGCATCCCATGCTGCAACAACATGGAAGATAGACAAAGAGAGGGAACCATTAAGCATCAATGTGGCTACTTTTCAGAGGCAGCTAAGGAAGCTCAAATTCTCTCAGCTTATTGAGGCTACTAATGGGTTTTCAGCGGCAAGTATGATTGGTCATGGAGGATTTGGAGAGGTCTTCAAGGCTACATTGAAGGATGGATCGAGTGTAGCAATCAAGAAGCTAATAAGGCTTAGTCATCAAGGAGATAGAGAATTCATGGCCGAGATGGAAACTTTAGGGAAGATCAAGCATAAAAATCTTGTCCCACTATTAGGATATTGTAAGGTAGGGGAAGAGAGACTTCTTGTATATGAATTCATGGAATATGGTAGTTTAGAAGACATGCTCCATggaaaagaaaaggagaaagaCCGGAGAATCCTGACATGGGAAGAGAGGAAGAAGATAGCCCGAGGAGCAGCCAAAGGTCTATGCTTCCTTCACCATAACTGCATTCCACATATAATACACCGTGATATGAAGTCTAGTAATGTGTTACTAGACAATGAAATGGAGTCTAGGGTGTCTGATTTTGGTATGGCAAGGCTTATAAGTGCATTAGATACTCACTTGAGTGTTAGTTCATTGGCTGGGACTCCAGGGTATGTTCCACCCGAGTACTATCAGAGTTTCCGGTGTACTGCTAAAGGCGATGTCTACTCGTTTGGGGTTGTCCTGTTAGAGCTCTTAACAGGGAAAAGACCAACTGATAAGGATGATTTTGGGGATACAAACTTGGTTGGTTGGGTGAAGATGAAAGTCAGAGAAGGAAAAGGAATGGAAGTGATTGATTCAGAGTTGCTGtcagttactaaaaatgataaGGCAGAAGCAGAGGAAGTGAAGGAAATGGTGAGATACCTTGATATTACCATGCAATGTGTGGATGATTTCCCTTCTAAGAGGCCGAATATGTTGCAGGTTGTTGCCATGTTGAGGGAGTTGGTGCCCGGTTCTTCTAGTTCTAGCCATAGTAGCTGA
- the LOC110783510 gene encoding uncharacterized protein: MQNVRICRQTTHFLRRRCFSAMAAHSPSSSSLSSIFISRSRPSLSSSHSKLNPNPNPNYIFHKSLQISIRTIPRCTFKSSPIHSNKSPTETDDEPPPPPPPSPQHQPGKGGGETSLLSTSSKRSFAVATGELFIGIASRLVNFRGKINSPSESSTISMDEDSTIPRYNASEKSESGERIAAVIEDSLEPGVLWEQREKDVEAEKRRKAVTSPGFSFSAAGLLFPYHLGVAQFLIENGYIKETTPLAGSSAGAIVCAVIASGSSMQDALQATKILAEDCRTNGTAFRLGAVLRDVLQKVLPDDAYTRCNGRVRVAITQIVWRPKGLLVDQFDSNEDLINALFTSSFIPGYLAPRPATMFRNRLCIDGGLTLFMPPTSAPQTVRVCAFPASTLRMAGIGISPDCNPENRLSTRQLFNWALEPAEDLMLDKLFEFGYSDAASWAKENPVNSILQQEKP, encoded by the exons ATGCAAAACGTACGTATATGCCGCCAAACCACCCACTTTCTTCGTCGTCGCTGTTTTTCCGCCATGGCTGCACATTCTCCTTCatcatcttctctctcctccatcttCATCTCCCGCTCTcgcccttctctctcctcctcacaTTCCAAACtcaaccctaaccctaaccctaactatATCTTTCACAAATCCCTCCAAATCTCCATTCGGACCATTCCCAGGTGCACCTTCAAGTCCTCTCCCATTCATTCCAACAAATCTCCCACCGAAACCGACgacgaaccaccaccaccaccgcctccGTCGCCGCAACATCAACCAGGGAAAGGTGGAGGAGAAACTTCTCTTCTTTCTACCTCCTCTAAACGCTCCTTCGCGGTCGCTACTGGCGAGCTTTTTATCGGGATCGCTTCCCGCCTTGTGAATTTCCGCGGGAAAATCAATAGTCCCAGTGAAAGTTCGACGATTTCGATGGACGAGGATTCGACTATACCGAGGTACAATGCCAGCGAGAAATCGGAGAGCGGAGAGAGAATTGCGGCAGTGATCGAGGATTCGTTGGAACCAGGGGTTCTTTGGGAACAGAGGGAGAAGGATGTTGAGGCGGAGAAGCGGAGGAAGGCGGTGACTAGTCCAGGGTTTAGTTTCTCTGCCGCCGGGCTTTTGTTTCCGTATCATCTCGGAGTTGCTCAATTTCTTATAGAAAATGGATATATCAAG GAAACAACACCTTTAGCTGGTTCCTCAGCTGGTGCGATTGTTTGTGCAGTGATAGCCTCTGGAAGCAGCATGCAGGATGCTTTACAAGCTACCAAAATTTTGGCTGAAGATTGCCGGACGAATGGAACAGCATTTCGACTTGGG GCTGTTCTTAGAGATGTCTTACAAAAGGTCCTTCCAGACGATGCTTATACCAGGTGCAATGGACGAGTGCGGG TGGCCATAACACAAATTGTATGGAGACCAAAGGGACTATTGGTAGATCAGTTTGACTCCAATGAAGATCTCATCAATGCATTATTCACCTCTTCTTTTATTCCTGG CTATCTTGCTCCAAGACCTGCAACTATGTTTAGGAACCGGCTCTGTATAGATGGAGGCTTGACACTATTCATGCCACCTACCTCTGCTCCTCAGACG GTCCGTGTTTGTGCCTTCCCTGCTAGTACTTTGCGAATGGCAGGCATTGGGATTAGTCCAGACTGTAACCCTGAGAATAGGCTTAGTACTCGACAG CTTTTTAATTGGGCGCTTGAGCCAGCAGAGGATTTAATGCTTGACAAACTCTTTGAGTTTGGATACTCGGATGCTGCTAGTTGGGCAAAGGAGAACCCGGTGAATTCAATACTCCAACAGGAGAAACCCTAG